The candidate division KSB1 bacterium nucleotide sequence TAAATATTGGTGATAGTATTGCGGTCGATGGGGTGTGTCTAACCGCAATAAAAAAGGAAAAGAATAATTTTTGGGTCGAGGCAGTTCGTGAAACGTTGAATAGAACTTCGCTTTGTAAGAGAAAAAAGGGAGATTTGGTTAATCTGGAACAATCACTCCGAATCGGACAAAAATTGGGCGGCCATTTTGTTCAAGGCCATGTTGATGCCGCCGGAACGGTTGTGGGCTTAAAGCAGCAGGGTTCGATGCAATGGTTAACTGTCGAATACCCGGATTCGTTAAATCGCTACATTATTGAGAAAGGCTCGATTGCGATTGATGGAATCAGCTTAACGGTTGCAAGAAAA carries:
- a CDS encoding riboflavin synthase, producing MFTGLIEKVGQISGIQEIPDALQFKISCEPIAKELNIGDSIAVDGVCLTAIKKEKNNFWVEAVRETLNRTSLCKRKKGDLVNLEQSLRIGQKLGGHFVQGHVDAAGTVVGLKQQGSMQWLTVEYPDSLNRYIIEKGSIAIDGISLTVARKERSKISIAIIPHTFSNTNLKTKSIADLVNLEVDMMAKYIENMMSPQVKENEAKLSEDWIKEQGF